Within the Enterobacter roggenkampii genome, the region CGGTTTTTTCTTTTATTTGCTGAGGCATAACGTATGGCATGCGGCGAATTCTCCCTGATTGCCCGTTATTTCGACCGTGTCAGAACCTCTCGTCTTGATGTTGAAACCGGCATCGGCGATGACTGTGCACTTCTCAATATTCCCGAAAAACAGACGCTGGCAATCAGCACCGACACCTTAGTGTGCGGACGTCATTTTTTACCGGATATCGATCCTGCCGATCTGGCGTATAAGGCACTGGCGGTTAACGTCAGCGATCTGGCGGCGATGGGGGCCGATCCCGCGTGGTTAACCCTGGCGCTGACGCTGCCTGAGGTAGACGAAGCCTGGCTTGAAGCTTTCAGCGATGCGCTGTTTGAGCAGCTTAACTACTACGATATGCAGCTGATTGGCGGTGATACCACTGCCGGGCCGCTGTCGATGACGCTGGCGATCCATGGCTATGTACCGCTTGGTCGCGCGCTGAAGCGTTCGGGTGCAAAACCCGGTGACTGGATCTACGTGACCGGTACACCGGGCGACAGCGCCGCGGGCCTGGCGATTCTTCAGGATCGCTTAACCGTGAAGAACGCTGACGATGCGGCGTATCTGGTGAAACGCCATCTGCGCCCGACGCCGCGTATTCTGCACGGTCAGGCGCTGCGCGAGCGGGCAAGCTCGGCTATCGATCTCTCTGACGGGCTGATCTCAGATCTTGGCCATATTCTGAAGGCGAGCGGTGTCGGCGCGCGCGTTGACCTGGATCTGTTCCCGCTGTCAGAGGAACTGCTTCGTCATGTCGAACCTGAGCAGGCGCTGCGCTGGGCGCTGTCCGGTGGTGAAGATTATGAACTGTGCTTTACCGTTCCGGAGCTGAACCGTGGAACGCTCGACGTGGCGTTAGCGCATCTTGGCGCGAAATTCACCTGTATCGGGCAGATCATGCCGGAGAGTGAAGGGCTGAAGTTTGTGAAAGACGGTGCGCCGGTTACGCTGGACTGGAAAGGGTACGATCACTTCGCGTGAGTTTGTACGCTCTGTATTGCCGGGTGGCGGCTCCGCCTTACCCGGCCTACAAAAGAGGGGCTTATTTAAACCCCACCACCGGATGCTGCTGATACGGCGTCTCCAGCTCGGCAACCTGTTCGGGCGTCAGCGTGATATCCACCGCGTTTAACAGTTCGTCCAACTGCTCTTCCCGGGACGTGCCGATAATGGGAGCCGCGACGCCGCGTTTACCCAGCAGCCATGCCAGCGCTACCTGGGCGCGGGTTGCGCCGGTATCGTCGGCAATCCCGGCCAGGCGTTCGGCAATCAGCGCATCGCTGGCTTCTGTTCCGCCGTACAGATTTTTCCCCACCTCATCGGATACCAGCCGGGCCGTGGTTTCCCCCCACGGACGGGTCAGACGTCCGCGCGCCAGCGGGCTCCAGGGGATGACCGCCACGCCCTCCTGATGGCACAGCGGCAACATCTCACGCTCTTCTTCACGATAGATCAGATTGTAGTGATCCTGCATGGTGACAAAGCGCGCCCAGCCGTGCTGCGCCTGCAGATCCAGCGCCTGAGCGAACTGCGACGCGTGCATCGATGATGCGCCG harbors:
- the thiL gene encoding thiamine-phosphate kinase, with product MACGEFSLIARYFDRVRTSRLDVETGIGDDCALLNIPEKQTLAISTDTLVCGRHFLPDIDPADLAYKALAVNVSDLAAMGADPAWLTLALTLPEVDEAWLEAFSDALFEQLNYYDMQLIGGDTTAGPLSMTLAIHGYVPLGRALKRSGAKPGDWIYVTGTPGDSAAGLAILQDRLTVKNADDAAYLVKRHLRPTPRILHGQALRERASSAIDLSDGLISDLGHILKASGVGARVDLDLFPLSEELLRHVEPEQALRWALSGGEDYELCFTVPELNRGTLDVALAHLGAKFTCIGQIMPESEGLKFVKDGAPVTLDWKGYDHFA
- a CDS encoding aldo/keto reductase, translating into MQYTTLGKTDLKVSRLCLGCMTFGEPDRGNHAWTLPEESSRPIIKRAIEGGINFFDTANSYSDGSSEEIVGRALRDFARRDDIVVATKVYYPVGDLPQGLSRAQILRSIDDSLRRLNMDYVDLLQIHRWDYNTPIEETLEALNDVVKAGKARYIGASSMHASQFAQALDLQAQHGWARFVTMQDHYNLIYREEEREMLPLCHQEGVAVIPWSPLARGRLTRPWGETTARLVSDEVGKNLYGGTEASDALIAERLAGIADDTGATRAQVALAWLLGKRGVAAPIIGTSREEQLDELLNAVDITLTPEQVAELETPYQQHPVVGFK